In a single window of the Candidatus Hinthialibacter antarcticus genome:
- a CDS encoding substrate-binding domain-containing protein — MAEGDAIEFYCAAGMKVPVELIREAYEKEYGVPIQIQYGGSGTLLSNIKIANRGDLYLAADQSYIDIAKQDGLLQETIPIANITPIIAVKKGNPKNIHSIEDLLRDDVSYSLANPDAASVGRTCKNLLEASGDWAQIESGAKVMKPTVNDVANDVKLGAVDAGLVWDAVAAQYPELERVHVDELDRGEMTITIGVLSSTQMPTDALRFARYLTAKDKGLTIFNKHGYRAVEGDAWAVKPEIVFFSGTVNKPAIDETINKFAEREGVEVDTVYNGCGILVAQMKAGQRPDAYFACDVSFVKQVGDLFLDFTKLAKTDIVIAVQKGNPKNIQSLNDLTNEGVSIGVCNEEQSALGYLTMRLLKDAGVYEGVRKNVKSEVPVGPFLVNQTETGSLDACIVYEVNAHPAKDKLDIIKIDHPLANATQPYAVADYSGHKYLLSRLLDSIRAHHQNFENVGFEWLGGSTDNQEEDEWTKDKVKTLTGQEM, encoded by the coding sequence ATGGCTGAAGGCGATGCGATTGAGTTCTATTGCGCTGCAGGGATGAAAGTTCCCGTCGAATTGATACGCGAGGCCTATGAAAAAGAATACGGCGTCCCAATTCAAATTCAGTACGGCGGTTCTGGTACGTTATTAAGCAATATTAAAATCGCCAACCGGGGCGACTTGTATCTTGCAGCAGACCAATCGTATATTGATATCGCGAAGCAGGACGGCTTGCTGCAAGAGACGATTCCGATTGCGAACATCACGCCCATCATCGCCGTCAAAAAGGGAAATCCCAAAAACATTCATTCTATCGAAGACCTGTTGCGCGACGACGTTTCGTATTCCTTAGCGAACCCTGACGCAGCCTCCGTTGGGCGCACTTGCAAAAATCTTCTCGAAGCCAGCGGTGATTGGGCGCAAATCGAATCCGGCGCCAAAGTCATGAAACCTACAGTGAATGACGTCGCCAATGACGTCAAACTCGGCGCCGTTGATGCGGGCCTGGTTTGGGACGCGGTCGCTGCGCAATATCCAGAATTGGAACGCGTTCATGTTGATGAGCTGGATCGCGGTGAAATGACAATCACCATCGGCGTCTTATCGTCTACCCAAATGCCAACCGACGCCTTACGGTTTGCGCGGTACCTGACAGCGAAAGATAAAGGATTGACCATCTTTAACAAACATGGCTATCGCGCAGTTGAAGGCGATGCGTGGGCGGTAAAACCAGAAATCGTCTTCTTCAGCGGGACCGTCAATAAACCCGCGATCGACGAAACCATCAACAAATTCGCCGAACGCGAAGGCGTTGAAGTTGATACCGTCTATAACGGCTGCGGCATTCTGGTTGCACAGATGAAAGCAGGCCAAAGGCCCGACGCCTATTTCGCATGTGACGTGAGTTTCGTCAAACAAGTTGGCGACTTATTTTTAGATTTCACAAAACTTGCGAAGACTGATATCGTCATCGCCGTGCAAAAAGGCAATCCCAAAAATATTCAATCCTTAAATGATCTCACCAATGAAGGCGTCAGCATCGGCGTATGTAATGAAGAACAAAGCGCGTTGGGCTACCTGACCATGCGCTTGCTTAAAGACGCAGGCGTTTACGAAGGCGTTCGCAAGAATGTAAAAAGCGAAGTCCCGGTCGGGCCATTTCTGGTCAACCAAACAGAAACCGGATCACTTGATGCGTGTATCGTCTACGAAGTTAACGCGCACCCCGCGAAAGACAAATTAGATATCATTAAGATTGACCACCCACTCGCAAATGCGACCCAGCCCTACGCCGTAGCGGATTATTCCGGTCATAAGTATTTGTTGAGCCGGCTGCTAGATTCTATTCGGGCACACCACCAAAATTTTGAGAACGTCGGTTTTGA